The following proteins are co-located in the Corynebacterium kalinowskii genome:
- a CDS encoding HNH endonuclease signature motif containing protein, with product MEQLICQLELYFLGPAGVFEKFSELLILKEKVARIETELAVGRSVAELQDVGLDLSYARILERRASYRWDEDVGVAHQDSILSPLEKLTHPGRRDEIYAKGVEVAKKSSPQVTRRYVRKLVGEDNATRAGDDGGAHKRRFRLSRPDEDGGCYFNGYLPRPVAALFAALLAEAFNSTAHDGDQRSMDQRQADALAEVIKWASAKRQSTTGHCSLVVRVTETDEMSWQSKLSTNVGIDLTLFEVGYLSGDSITDYIVVVDEHGAVKHLGTGARSANFLQRIALFARDECCVYPGCDAPIAWCDVHHVIPWSQGGQTSIDNLAPLCRHHHRKVDDTWDKAHVEFLNGVPWWVDARLPQSS from the coding sequence ATGGAACAGCTAATTTGTCAGCTTGAACTTTATTTTCTCGGGCCAGCGGGAGTATTCGAAAAATTTAGCGAATTGCTAATTTTGAAGGAAAAGGTTGCGCGCATCGAAACTGAGCTTGCGGTCGGGCGAAGTGTAGCCGAGCTACAAGACGTGGGCCTTGACCTCAGCTACGCGCGCATTCTGGAACGGCGTGCTTCTTATCGATGGGATGAAGACGTTGGGGTAGCCCACCAAGATTCGATTCTGTCGCCACTGGAAAAGCTGACACACCCGGGTCGGCGAGATGAGATTTACGCCAAGGGCGTAGAAGTGGCCAAGAAATCCTCACCGCAAGTTACCAGGCGCTATGTGCGAAAACTAGTGGGCGAAGATAATGCCACCCGAGCCGGGGATGACGGTGGCGCCCATAAACGAAGGTTCCGGCTCTCGCGCCCGGATGAAGATGGGGGTTGTTATTTCAATGGTTATTTGCCGCGTCCTGTGGCTGCGCTTTTTGCAGCACTTTTGGCTGAAGCCTTTAACTCCACAGCACATGACGGCGATCAGCGCAGCATGGACCAACGGCAAGCCGACGCGCTGGCAGAGGTAATCAAATGGGCTTCTGCGAAGCGTCAGTCCACCACCGGGCATTGTTCGCTTGTCGTGCGCGTGACCGAAACTGATGAAATGAGTTGGCAGTCCAAGCTCTCCACGAATGTCGGAATTGATCTCACGCTTTTCGAGGTTGGCTACCTCAGTGGCGACTCAATCACTGACTACATCGTAGTTGTGGACGAACACGGCGCCGTCAAACATCTGGGGACCGGCGCAAGATCGGCGAATTTTCTCCAACGCATCGCACTATTTGCGCGGGATGAGTGTTGCGTCTATCCGGGATGTGATGCACCGATCGCCTGGTGTGATGTCCACCATGTGATTCCGTGGTCACAAGGCGGGCAGACGAGTATCGACAACCTTGCACCCCTGTGCCGACACCACCATAGAAAGGTGGACGACACCTGGGACAAAGCACACGTCGAATTTCTTAATGGTGTTCCGTGGTGGGTCGACGCCCGGCTTCCGCAATCTTCTTGA
- the malQ gene encoding 4-alpha-glucanotransferase — MSYFESLKELADLHGIATSYWSSNGEFIEVSEDTLLKTLHALDVDVDPNQDSIGAAIMDFHNEAATRPLPPTVVMTAGSDYIVNVHVHDGAPARVTVYLENGTTFEAEQRENWTPPRDVEGVMWGEASFAIPGDTPLGWHEITLVSNQMKATATLVVTPARLSTNTGKVAGVMSQMYSVRSKSSWGMGDFNDLGTTAEVVAKHADADFLLINPLHAAEPFPPVEDSPYLPTTRRFINPIYIRIEDIPELSGLDKDLLEDIREMAVEFQELNTTDTMIERNPIFMAKLQVLHEIFHVVRSPERQKAFEDYCALEGRGLDDFARWCAAREHREKPEEANHSVTPSVEETANFYRWMQWICDEQLGNAQARAKAAGMKIGLMADLAVGVHPGGADAENLASVLAPAASVGAPADGYNQQGQDWSQPPWHPKKLARAGYKPWRDMLRTVLRHSGGIRIDHVLGLFRLWWIPRMQSPLTGTYVYYDHDALVGILALEAERAGAVVIGEDLGTFEPWVQEVLANRGIMGVSILWFENNGDTPKPAAEYREMALSSVTTHDLPPTMGYIQGSHIALRERLGVLTRDAELEEAEDVAWQNRVFSMVRPGEDFGDKRFDGDYVELMADMHRFVASTPSLLTCTSLVDMVGDIRAQNQPGTTRDMYPNWCVPLCDSEGTPVLIDDLSEHPMFKKIAEAGRRPTTEHH; from the coding sequence GTGAGCTACTTCGAATCTCTTAAGGAATTGGCGGATCTGCACGGTATCGCCACGAGCTACTGGTCATCCAATGGCGAGTTCATTGAAGTCTCGGAAGACACCTTGCTCAAGACATTGCACGCATTGGACGTCGATGTTGACCCGAATCAGGACAGCATCGGCGCTGCCATCATGGATTTCCACAACGAAGCAGCAACCCGCCCCTTGCCTCCAACGGTGGTCATGACCGCGGGTTCGGACTACATCGTCAACGTCCATGTTCACGATGGCGCACCAGCCCGAGTCACCGTCTACCTCGAAAACGGCACGACCTTTGAGGCGGAGCAGCGCGAAAACTGGACCCCACCGCGCGATGTCGAGGGTGTCATGTGGGGCGAGGCCTCCTTCGCTATTCCGGGCGACACCCCGCTGGGCTGGCATGAAATCACGTTGGTCTCGAACCAAATGAAGGCGACCGCAACGCTCGTCGTCACACCTGCCCGCTTGTCGACGAACACTGGCAAGGTAGCCGGTGTGATGAGCCAGATGTACTCGGTGCGTTCTAAGAGCTCGTGGGGCATGGGCGATTTCAATGACCTTGGAACTACTGCCGAGGTCGTCGCAAAGCATGCTGACGCCGACTTCCTGCTGATTAACCCGCTGCATGCTGCAGAACCATTCCCGCCAGTGGAAGATTCGCCTTACCTGCCGACCACACGCCGGTTCATCAACCCGATTTACATCCGCATTGAGGACATTCCGGAACTTTCCGGTTTGGATAAGGATTTGCTCGAAGATATCCGCGAGATGGCTGTTGAGTTCCAGGAACTCAACACCACCGACACTATGATCGAGCGCAACCCGATCTTCATGGCCAAGCTGCAGGTGCTGCACGAGATTTTCCACGTTGTTCGCTCGCCTGAGCGCCAGAAGGCTTTTGAGGATTACTGCGCCCTGGAAGGCCGTGGACTGGACGATTTCGCCCGCTGGTGCGCTGCCCGCGAACATCGCGAGAAGCCCGAGGAGGCCAATCACAGCGTCACGCCTTCTGTCGAGGAGACCGCGAACTTCTACCGCTGGATGCAGTGGATTTGTGATGAACAACTCGGCAATGCTCAGGCACGCGCCAAGGCTGCCGGCATGAAGATTGGACTGATGGCCGACCTTGCCGTTGGTGTCCACCCTGGTGGCGCCGATGCCGAGAACCTGGCCTCCGTACTTGCCCCGGCAGCCTCCGTTGGTGCGCCTGCCGACGGCTACAACCAGCAGGGCCAGGACTGGTCCCAGCCGCCATGGCACCCAAAGAAGCTGGCCCGCGCGGGTTATAAGCCGTGGCGTGACATGCTCCGCACCGTGCTGCGTCATTCCGGTGGTATCCGCATTGACCACGTGCTCGGCCTGTTCCGCCTGTGGTGGATTCCGCGCATGCAGTCGCCATTGACCGGCACCTACGTGTACTACGATCACGACGCTTTGGTCGGCATCCTCGCCCTGGAAGCCGAGCGTGCCGGCGCCGTAGTTATCGGCGAAGACCTCGGCACCTTTGAGCCTTGGGTGCAGGAAGTCCTGGCTAACCGCGGCATCATGGGCGTGTCCATCCTGTGGTTCGAGAACAATGGCGACACCCCAAAGCCTGCTGCCGAATACCGCGAAATGGCGCTGTCTTCCGTAACCACCCACGACCTGCCACCAACGATGGGTTACATCCAGGGTTCCCACATTGCGCTGCGCGAGCGCCTTGGGGTGCTCACGCGCGATGCTGAGTTAGAAGAAGCAGAAGACGTGGCCTGGCAGAATCGTGTGTTCAGCATGGTGCGCCCAGGCGAGGACTTCGGTGACAAGCGCTTCGATGGGGACTATGTAGAGCTCATGGCGGATATGCACCGCTTCGTGGCATCCACTCCTTCCTTGCTCACCTGTACCTCTTTGGTAGACATGGTCGGCGACATCCGCGCCCAGAACCAGCCGGGCACGACGCGCGACATGTACCCGAACTGGTGCGTTCCGCTGTGCGACTCCGAAGGTACGCCGGTGCTCATCGACGACCTTTCCGAGCATCCAATGTTCAAGAAGATTGCGGAAGCCGGGCGTCGACCCACCACGGAACACCATTAA